From the Castor canadensis chromosome 9, mCasCan1.hap1v2, whole genome shotgun sequence genome, one window contains:
- the LOC109691921 gene encoding alveolar macrophage chemotactic factor-like: protein MRLRSCHSAQALRSEGSLCALLVLLLLLTPQAPLAEAGPVAAVAVVRELRCICLTTTPGVHLKMITNLQVIAAGPQCSKVEVIATLKNGKEVCLDSEAPLIKKILQKMLDSGNKKTD, encoded by the exons ATGCGCCTCCGGTCCTGCCATTCTGCCCAAGCCCTGCGCTCCGAGGGCTCCCTGTGCGCGCTGCTGGTGCTTCTGCTGCTGCTGACGCCGCAGGCACCCCTGGCTGAAG CTGGTCCTGTCGCGGCGGTGGCTGTGGTGAGAGAGTTGCGTTGCATTTGTTTAACCACTACGCCTGGAGTTCACCTCAAAATGATCACTAATCTGCAGGTGATTGCCGCAGGTCCACAGTGTTCCAAGGTGGAAGTGAT AGCCACCCTGAAGAACGGAAAGGAAGTGTGCCTGGACTCAGAAGCCCCTTTGATCAAGAAAATCTTGCAGAAAATGTTGGACAG TGGAAATAAGAAAACTGATTAA